Proteins encoded together in one Ptiloglossa arizonensis isolate GNS036 chromosome 9, iyPtiAriz1_principal, whole genome shotgun sequence window:
- the Vamp7 gene encoding vesicle-associated membrane protein 7 → MPILYSVVARGTVILAKHATCAGNFDEVTENILAKIPLQPDKLTYSQASYLFHYIWDNNIIYMCITDDEFQKSRAFLYLTEIKRRFLIIYNDGAQTAVAYAMNTEFGRILANEMKYYCETNKDLDILSKVHGELDELKDIMVTNIDNVTMRGERLDLLVNKAENLTANSVTFRKTSRNLARSLFWKNVKIYVIVGAILLVVIYVIVSISCGGLAWQKCVGN, encoded by the exons ATGCCGATCTTGTATTCCGTGGTGGCTCGTGGGACGGTCATCCTGGCGAAGCACGCTACCTGTGCCGGAAACTTTGACGAAGTGACGGAGAACATTCTGGCCAAGATTCCTCTTCAACCGGACAAGCTGACGTACTCGCAGGCTTCTTATTTGTTTCATTACATCTGGGACAACAATATTATTTACATGTGTATCACGGACGAC GAGTTTCAAAAGTCCAGAGCTTTCTTGTATCTCACGGAAATTAAGAGAAGATTTCTGATCATTTACAACGATGGAGCCCAAACTGCCGTGGCGTACGCCATGAACACGGAATTTGGCAGAATTTTAGCCAACGAAATG AAATACTACTGCGAGACGAACAAGGACCTAGACATATTGTCCAAAGTTCACggcgaactggacgaactgaaGGATATAATGGTAACGAACATCGATAACGTAACTATGCGCGGAGAACGACTGGACCTATTGGTAAACAAGGCCGAAAATTTAACCGCCAAC TCCGTTACGTTCAGGAAAACTAGCAGGAATTTGGCGCGGTCGTTGTTTTGGAAAAACGTTAAAATTTATGTAATAGTCGGCGCGATTCTTCTC GTCGTGATATACGTTATCGTGTCCATAAGTTGCGGAGGTCTGGCTTGGCAAAAATGTGTCGGAAATTAA